Proteins found in one Cherax quadricarinatus isolate ZL_2023a unplaced genomic scaffold, ASM3850222v1 Contig340, whole genome shotgun sequence genomic segment:
- the LOC138851328 gene encoding max-binding protein MNT, which translates to SYPHPSSPNPSSTNPSFTNLPLTPLPLTPLPLTPLPLTPLPLTPLPLTPLPLTPLPLTPLPL; encoded by the exons TCTTACCCTCACCCCTCTTCCCCTAACCCCTCTTCCACTAACCCCTCTTTCACTAAC CTTCCACTAACCCCTCTTCCACTAACCCCTCTTCCACTAACCCCTCTTCCACTAACCCCTCTACCACTAACCCCTCTTCCACTAACCCCTCTTCCACTAACCCCTCTTCCACTAACCCCTCTTCCACTA